A segment of the Nerophis lumbriciformis linkage group LG08, RoL_Nlum_v2.1, whole genome shotgun sequence genome:
gataacatcaaatcaaatcaaatcaactttatttatagtaagagaaataaaaatctaaaatggcgccaagtatcaaaagccaggaAATTTATGTTTTAACGAATACAATTACttgaaatgctaacatgctaacagtaacatgTAAACATAAGGACAGTTAAAATACTTGGATGACACcagatatttaaaatccatattgttTTAGGTTCAAGAatttaaatgagctaaaatactagcataaaatgttagcatggtaacattagcatgataacgcaGAAAAATTAGTATACTTCTGATATGGCGAGAAGTATAAAAAGCATTCATATTTAGGTTTAAACggctaaaattagcaaaaatgctagcatgctaacgttagcatgatgacattcgagaaataaaatctaaaatggcgccaagtatcaaaagccaggaTATTTAGGTTTTAACGAATACAATTAGttgaaatgctaacatgctaacagtaacatgTAAACATAAGAACAGTTAAAATACTTGAACACCGACACCAAGTATTAAACTCCctattttttttaggtttaaaaatttaaatgagctaaaatactagcataaaatgctagcatgctaacagtaacatgAAAACATAAGAACAGTTCAAATACTTGGACGACACCAAGTATTaaactccattttttttttaagttaaacttaatgagctaaaatactagcatacaATTTTAGCATgacaacgttagcatgttaacttggaAAAGTTAGTGTACTTCTGATATGGCGAGAAGTATAAAAAGCATTTATATTTAGGTTTAAACggctaaaattagcaaaaatgctagcatataaTGGTGGCATGCTAACGTTGCTAACATGATGACATTcgagaaataaaatgtaaaaatggcgccaagtatcaaaatccatattTTTGTTAGGTTCAAAAatttaaatgagctaaaatactagcataaaatgttagtatGATAGCATAGAATAGTTAGTATACTTctaataagtattttttttaaagtcatatttaggacattaatttggtatttatctcaaaaaagtcattttgatttgagcaaagTTATTAGAGAATAAAGATGTAGTGAAAATGGCGGCTGCTACCTTGTACTTCTCCATGATCTTCTCCACCGCCTCCCGGTCCCACTGGCCGTCGTCCACGCTCATCCTCTTCTCCCCACCTCGGTCCTCGGCGTCCTTCTCCCTGAAGAAGACGGCGTGGTCCCCGTCCAGTCCCTGGCTGAGTCTCTTGCTCTCCCGCCTCCTGCTCCTCCTCTCCCGGGCCAGCGTGCCCCGCTCCTCCAGCTGCGCCTTCAGGCGGGCGATCTCCCGCTGGAACTCCCTGAGCAGGGCGGCCTCCGGGTCCTCGTTGACGCGGGGCTTGTTCTTGATGTTCTTGGCCCGGTTGGCGTACCGGAGGGTGGCCAGGGACTCGTGGTGGTTCCGGGGCGAGGGCCCCACGGTGGCGATCATGACGGTCTTGGCGTTGCCGCCCAGCGAGTCCTGCAGCAGGCGGGTGAGCTTGGAGTCCCGGTAGGGGACATGGCCGCCCTTCCCGTCCGCCAGCGCCGAGATGACGTTCCCCAGGGCGGACAGGGACAGGTTGATTTTGGTGGCCTCCTTCAGGCGCTCGCCTTTGGCGCCGGTCTTGCTTTGGCGTTCGCTCCCGGCCAGGTCCACCATGTTGAGCTTCCCCACCCGGATGTGGTCCTCGCCGTCCGGCCCTTCCTGGCTGCTCTCCACGGTGACCACGAAGATGGCGTGGGAACGCGAGCTGCGTTCGTTCATGTAGGTGAAGCCCACGGACCGGGACTGGTCGCCCAGGTTCATGACGTGCTGGATCTCCGTGGCGTTCTTGGTGACCACCGACGACAAGTCCTTGACGTAGACTCCGTAGTCCGGGCTCTCCTTCAGCTCCAACTTGCGGTTGTTGTCCTTGCGCAGGAGGTCTCGGATCTCCTCCTGGTAGATCTCCAAGTAGGAGGACCTGACCAAGTACTTCTGCCTCTGCGTCCTGGAGATGTGCGTGAAGATGTGGTGGAAGGAGTTGGGGATGACGCCCCTCATGTCGGGGTCCCCCGGCACGCCTTGCATGGTGTGGGTCTTACCTGTCCCGGTTTGGCCGTAGGCCAGGACGGTCCCGTTGAAGCCGCCGAGCACGGCGTCCACCAGCGGTCTCACGGCGTCGTCGTAGATGTCGCTCTGCTTGGACTCCCGTCCGTAGACCGAGTCGAAGGTGAAGACTTTGACGGGCTCGTCGGGTGGAGCCTTGGGGTTCCTGATGCGGATCTGGCCCAGTTTGTCATCCAGCTCCAGGATGGATTGGCAGTTCGCAGCCTCCTCCTTGCTGCTGAGGGGCCGGCATCTGGTCACCACCCTGACCGCCTCGCACGGCTTCATCTTGGACATGCTGGACCTCGGCGACCCGCCccgtcattcattcattcatcaatcTGCGTCACTAGCTTCTCCCTTCCAAACAAATATCCAGCGGTCAACACGTATCGTTTTAACTGATTATAAATATGTAcaataaatatcaaataataaatatatcCAGCGGTCAGTCCGCGGAGTTCTAAGCCCCGACTCGCGCTCTTCATCCCGGGTAGGAAGGCGGACAAGAACCGGGTGATCTGGCAACACAGTCCCGCGACGGTAACGCCCTGCTGGTGGACAATAGGAAGCAATCACGTGACCGGCGCGGCCAATCACGCTGCAGCAAATCTAAACCACTTCCTAGTACGTCATGTTTACATACGTTAGCTACGCCAGCGGAACGTAACGCCTTTCATTTAAAATgtcatttaacaatatttttttaaatcatcattATTGGGGCGGATGTATTTAAAAGACGCGTTCCTCCCTTGTTCGTGTAAAAGAAGGTGGAAACACTTAATTGTATTGGTTGAATATTCACCTCCGGAGAGACAGCGGCAGTTCGCCCTCCTTGTGCCCGTACTGCTCAGTCATGGTGCGGGGAGCTCACAGGGGAAGTGCCTCTCTCAAAGGGACCGTCACTAAATTGCTTTTATTGTGCGTTTACCTTCAAAATCACAAGATCAATAATCTATAACCGAGtgtttgtatgcttactatggtaaattatttatttgttcactgttctgttacagagaacaaggaaattgggtaCAATtgttatggtatgaaaaggggtaggaataaaataagctctgcttcttcctactccttttcggacgtgctgtaatgaaacaactggaattgtgtgacgcattacattgtatcgaaataaacaaactgaactgaacaagtcaaataatttaattaatcaaagtttatttatatagccctttaatcacaagtgtctcaaagggctgcaaataaTTAGCCCTACCCTAGTAGTTGTAATTTTCTTACTTTGAGTTTTATATTCActtttaatacaaaataataggataggccatacttgccaaccctcgactcccgaaattcagcgcctctcccgaaaccccccccgggacaaa
Coding sequences within it:
- the LOC133611335 gene encoding kinesin-like protein KIF3C — its product is MSKMKPCEAVRVVTRCRPLSSKEEAANCQSILELDDKLGQIRIRNPKAPPDEPVKVFTFDSVYGRESKQSDIYDDAVRPLVDAVLGGFNGTVLAYGQTGTGKTHTMQGVPGDPDMRGVIPNSFHHIFTHISRTQRQKYLVRSSYLEIYQEEIRDLLRKDNNRKLELKESPDYGVYVKDLSSVVTKNATEIQHVMNLGDQSRSVGFTYMNERSSRSHAIFVVTVESSQEGPDGEDHIRVGKLNMVDLAGSERQSKTGAKGERLKEATKINLSLSALGNVISALADGKGGHVPYRDSKLTRLLQDSLGGNAKTVMIATVGPSPRNHHESLATLRYANRAKNIKNKPRVNEDPEAALLREFQREIARLKAQLEERGTLARERRSRRRESKRLSQGLDGDHAVFFREKDAEDRGGEKRMSVDDGQWDREAVEKIMEKYKAMESKLLEGGKTIIDHTNEQQKLLEQRRQEIAEQIRGEREMQQQMMLQDEETSEMRETFSSLQQEVELKTKKLRRMYAKLQLVWAETRDVVEEHVTTRQELEQTQNELTRELKYKSLLIDNFVPAEQKKKMVSRLSFDADEDQWRLKSVVPSDSLHASVSTRVKKRPLSAVGYKRPISQYAQAAVATATGAPSRYQAENVMLLELDLSPPTFFSLDLHGSHLERVFSPRLLPDPALDPVAMRDRTRSPARVRKSQSWYQAPQAAGLSPSWSSSTLTSSHSPRPRPFSAVHLPAEASPHAEWALSGP